The genomic region ctgaaaactatgttttttgaactctaacttaaaaaccgcttagtggatttcaataaaatgtatactgcttttgaaaacataaaaaactcgcgcCTAATCgaaggattttctttttttaatttcgattttttttttaacaattaattgttgtttttttctcgaaaatctgaaaaatattgcctgaggccaccatattgttaattttgaaaaaaagcttcgatcaggcacaatattatctattaataaaactaatttctcttctccgattgattttaaatgaatctccaagggcttgtgatgatcaccgcaaggtatttctggagaaacgggctccacacaaacagcgataacttttacaattatgtatattaatttttttttttttcaaattttgctaaagtcaagtcgaaacatgtattaatgctatgtttttatttttgtaaaataaagtaattgactagcaaaaaaaattattgaaaatcataattcttTCGGGCCTTTGGctacccctaacctcttaaTATTTTCCTTGCTATATAACgccaaattagttaataaccaagaagtacaagcacaaaacacaaaatacaCCTTCAATGTTTCCGATTTGTATTTCGGAAATTCCAGCAAAGGAAACGCGAGACTGTGACGCAGAAGTGCGTATCGCCATATCATTAGCCGATTCCTATTTAATATATGACTTCAGCTTTGTAAATTtacctaaaatatttttacttacattctacattttaatcacaatttttatttaagtttagaaCTTTGAGTCAAATTGCAAATTtgaattcgtgtttattttcacTTTGCGATCAACTGTTTTCTTACTTGGAAAtttgtacaaataaaaatttatccaaTACAAACTCCCAACTTCCCCTCGAAATAAAATGCCATTTTGCTGTCTCACTTTCTCCtgctttgcaaatttttttgatacacGAATACCAAAATTCCttaatttgtaattatttttataaattatttgccTCATGAACAGAGCTTGAATCTTccggtagggtgattaattttgcatcaCCTTGTACgtccacacacacatataaataagCATACACGCGTGCGACCAAATTATAGGCATGCCttgtaaaaatacatttattgaatttaaaattcatttactTAACTTTCAGTGTTGAACATCATCATTGTgtaataatgtaaaaaaatatctgatggCAATATCATTTATCGCTTGAGCCACCATGTATATCTGGAGAACTTTTCTTGCTCTTTAGGCGTAAGCCATACTCGTATTGTAGACGTAACCAAATACCTTGACACATTTTCACTAAACGTCCATCCAATTCCTTCTGTTTCATGGCGAATTTATATTGCTCACGAATTATGTATTTAGCTTGCCTTAATCGGCCAGTTTGTATTAATGAAATGCTGTAATACAATTTGCAGCGTGCTTGCAGGAATGGATCACCTAGTCGTAGACCAATATGCAGTTGTCGCAGAGATATTTTGCCCGCCACATCCGCCTATGATGTCAAAAGTATTCATTAGTAATTTGTAATATACCAAACTTCTGTAAAGCTTACACATCTACTAAATTGTTCGCCAAGCGCAGAGAAGCCCCCACCTAGCGTGGATAACCATGACATTAGGTACTCTACTTCGATACGCTCCCACAGTGTATGGGCCAAAATAAGATTCCTGTTTTTTGGagacacatttattttaattatctatgcatacatacatactctcaCCATTTGTAGTCGATCACTTCTTTTTTTGGGGGGCGCAGTTGCAGCCACAGTATATCCACGCCACGTAACGCTGGATTCACGCTTAGCTGCAAACGAAGTTGGGTAAAGTGTTGCAACTCACGCAAGAGGTAGAAGGCGCTGATGCCCTCAATTTCGATTAATAAGCGGCGCAGTATACGTGTTTTGCTATCTTTCTGAGCATTATCGGCATATGTGGGTTGGTTAGGCGGTCGTAGAGATGTCACGCGACTCCAAAGTGCTTTTCTTGGCAGTGTATGCACTTTACTATTACAATCaatctctttgaattcttgCTTTTCGGCTAAGTCACTGatgcaaattaaaattgacATTGCAATGATAttggaataatttttgcaatatcTACGCTAGGAATTGTGAAGTGACGGAAacggcaattttttgttttcgaatgtAAACAATACAATGAAAACAGCTGTTCGGAGTTGTCATTTTGTGGATTGTGGGTTAGTCGGGTCAgcgaattttcttatttaatggaACGGATATGAAGATTGAATCGCCGGaaataattttgtgtattttttttcaaagcgttgcatgtttttcttatatcacttttacatttgaaattaatgtctaaattttttagaTACTCACTTGAGAAGTCGGTTActtgcagctgctgctagcttcttgctctcgaacgctccggagcggccgagtgcacttttttaattgttgaataactcgaaaagtatttgccggattcactttaaattttcacacaatatttttaagatattatatttgaagaaaaagctaaaacaaaataaaattttttgaaaattctaactacccctaaccccttaaggaaacgtacatatgtatattacagtGAACCAAAACTGAACTGGGACACTTGTTTGTTCTGATTTCAATCCTTTATAACTTGAGAACGGCTCAGTCAATTTTCAAAAGGCAAAAACTATTGCGAAGTATTCAGTGTTTCATtatgaaaaacgaaaataatattgtataatatttaatttatttcgaagtttttcagaaaataaaattttttacaaaacaaaaaatttgacaacTCAAACATAAAGTGCGACAGTaatgaaaataatggaaaattgaTTAATTAACATTTTCTGCAGTATCCCTTTTCCACTAATTACTGGCCACACCACAGGGTTGTGTCCTTTCACCCCTACTTTagctagttgctattgacgaagttctgataatgctaaataaagaTGGGGTCAAGGCAGTAGCGTACGCCGATGACTCGGTCCTAATGGTATCGGAtccgtttccctcagtcatggctgagattttggagcGGTCACTGGCTGTAttcagtcgctgggctgccacttgcggccgccgagtcaactctgacaaaacggagctggtgcaatttatcagaaaatataaacctctaccttttcgacttcccaaattaaacaaccacgttctctcgctttcatcggaagttaggtatcttggcgTGATGCT from Anastrepha obliqua isolate idAnaObli1 chromosome 2, idAnaObli1_1.0, whole genome shotgun sequence harbors:
- the LOC129237828 gene encoding uncharacterized protein F58A4.6, translated to MSILICISDLAEKQEFKEIDCNSKVHTLPRKALWSRVTSLRPPNQPTYADNAQKDSKTRILRRLLIEIEGISAFYLLRELQHFTQLRLQLSVNPALRGVDILWLQLRPPKKEVIDYKWNLILAHTLWERIEVEYLMSWLSTLGGGFSALGEQFSRCADVAGKISLRQLHIGLRLGDPFLQARCKLYYSISLIQTGRLRQAKYIIREQYKFAMKQKELDGRLVKMCQGIWLRLQYEYGLRLKSKKSSPDIHGGSSDK